A stretch of Brachyhypopomus gauderio isolate BG-103 chromosome 3, BGAUD_0.2, whole genome shotgun sequence DNA encodes these proteins:
- the LOC143510070 gene encoding uncharacterized protein LOC143510070 produces the protein MEKEKSYNCLECGKSFTKHSNLQKHQRIHTGNKPYHCSECGKSFTQQSSLHRHQRIHTGEKPYHCSECGKSFTRQSHLQLHQRIHTGEKPYHCSECGKSFTQWSNLQLHQRIHTGEKPYHCSECGKSFNQQSTLKKHQRIHTGEKPYHCSECGKSFTQQSNLLMHQHIHTGEKPYHCSECEKSFSQRSSLQLHHRIHTGEKPYHCSECGKSFNQQSSLKKHQRIHTGEKPYHCSECGKSFTLQRNLQRHQRIHTGETPYHCSECGKSFTHQSSLNDHQRIHTGENRYQCSECGKSFTLQRNLQRHQRIHTGEKPYHCSECGKSFTHQSSFSDHQRIHTGEKPYHCSECGKSFTRQSKLQLHQHIHTGEKPYHCSECGKSFSRQSNLQLHQRIHTGVKPYHCSECGKSFIRQSNLQLHQRIHTGEKPYYCSECGKSFTRQSQLNVHQHIHTGEKPYHCSECEKSFSHQSSLKIHQHIHTGEKPYYCSECGKSFIRQSNLQLHQRIHKGEMPYHCSECGKSFTRQSQLNVHQHIHTGQKPYHCSECGKSFTTQRSLQLHQRIHTGEKPHHCSECGKSFSLQSSLKKHQRIHTGEKPYHCSECGKSFSQLSSLQLHQRIHTGEKPYHCSECGKSFSQRSSLQRHQRIHTGVKP, from the coding sequence atggaaaaggagaaaagctacaactgcttagagtgtggaaagagttttacAAAACACAGTAATCTccagaaacaccagcgcattcacacaggaaataagccatatcactgctcagagtgtgggaagagttttactcaacagagtagtCTTCAtcggcaccagcgcattcacacaggagagaagccatatcactgctcagagtgtgggaagagttttactagacagagtcaccttcaactgcaccagcgcattcacacaggagagaagccatatcactgctcagagtgtgggaagagttttactcaatggagtaatcttcaactgcaccagcgcattcacacaggagagaagccatatcactgctcagagtgtgggaagagttttaatcaACAGAGTACtctcaaaaaacaccagcgcattcacacaggagagaagccatatcactgctcggaGTGTGGGAaaagttttactcaacagagtaatcttctaatgcaccagcacattcacacaggagagaagccatatcactgctcagagtgtgagaAGAGTTTTTCTCAACGGagtagtcttcaactgcaccaccgcattcacacaggagagaagccttaTCACTGCtcggagtgtgggaagagttttaatcaacagagtagtctcaaaaaacaccagcgcattcacacaggagagaagccatatcattgctcagagtgtgggaagagttttactctaCAGAGGAATCTTCaacggcaccagcgcattcacacaggagagacgccatatcactgctcagagtgtgggaagagttttactcatcAGAGTTCTCTCAACgatcaccagcgcattcacacaggagagaatcgATATCAATGCtctgagtgtgggaagagttttactctaCAGAGGAATCTTCAACGGCACCAGcgaattcacacaggagagaagccatatcactgctcagagtgtgggaagagttttactcatcAGAGTTCTTTCAGTgatcaccagcgcattcacacaggagagaagccatatcactgctcagagtgtgggaagagtttcacTAGACAGAGTAagcttcaactgcaccagcacattcacacaggagagaagccatatcactgctctgagtgtgggaagagtttttctagacagagtaatcttcaactgcaccagcgcattcacacaggagtgaagccatatcactgctcagagtgtgggaagagttttattagacagagtaatcttcaactgcaccagcgcattcacacaggagagaagccatattactgctcagagtgtgggaagagttttactagacagagtcAGCTCAAtgtacaccagcacattcacacaggagagaagccatatcactgctcagagtgtgagaAGAGTTTTTCTCATCAGAGTAGTCTCAAaatacaccagcacattcacacaggagagaagccatattactgctcagagtgtgggaagagttttattagacagagtaatcttcaactgcaccagcgcattcacaaagGAGAGatgccatatcactgctcagagtgtgggaagagttttactaggcAGAGTCAGCTCAAtgtacaccagcacattcacacaggacagaagccatatcactgctcagagtgtgggaagagttttactacacagagaagtcttcaactgcaccagcgcattcacacaggagagaagcctcatcactgctcagagtgtgggaagagtttttctctacagagtagtctcaaaaaacaccagcgcattcacacaggagagaagccatatcactgctcagagtgtgggaagagtttttctCAACTAagtagtcttcaactgcaccagcgcattcacaccggagagaagccatatcactgctcagagtgtgggaagagtttttctCAACGGAGTAGTCTTCaacggcaccagcgcattcacacaggagtgaaGCCATAA